A stretch of the Lolium perenne isolate Kyuss_39 chromosome 3, Kyuss_2.0, whole genome shotgun sequence genome encodes the following:
- the LOC127344268 gene encoding uncharacterized protein, producing the protein MSHRRPLPLSPEVVHPLDVDDLLHEIMLRLPPQPPYLLRASIVSKRWRSLATDPKFLRRFPIHHQKPPLLGVFSCTRGGISFSSTLDPPYRIPPERFSMRPRIRSSQMCLDVRHGRVLINDDMRSRVIVWDPITDDRRVVAFPPQFSHMGIHSGAVLCAAGDLGHVHGACHSSPFKVVAIISNEHDDDDLSDEDDDYEPEVLASVYSSETDMWSDLISTGILGRGIDISLRSTLVGNTLYWLLESTFMLKFDLEAQRAAVTGRFPGAPRGGNLQIIQAEDGTVGFAALCGFHYHRCLQIWDRKIDSYGFPTGVLRKTVELQKILGLESTIDGKSYILHYMEDVKAILLQVHSSVYMIQLESLQPKKLFEITDNCIYRPFTSFYAEEVPLAV; encoded by the exons ATGAGCCACCGCCGACCCTTGCCGTTGTCGCCGGAAGTCGTGCATCCGCTGGATGTCGACGATCTCCTCCATGAGATCATGCTGCGCCTCCCGCCgcagccgccctacctcctgcgtGCGTCCATCGTCTCCAAGCGCTGGCGAAGCCTTGCCACCGACCCCAAGTTCCTCCGCCGCTTCCCCATCCACCACCAAAAGCCGCCCCTTCTAGGCGTCTTCTCATGTACTAGGGGCGGCATTTCGTTCAGTTCCACTCTGGACCCGCCCTACCGCATCCCTCCTGAGCGCTTCTCCATGCGCCCACGTATCAGATCCAGCCAGATGTGCCTGGACGTCCGCCACGGACGCGTGCTCATCAACGACGACATGCGGAGTCGGGTAATTGTGTGGGACCCCATCACTGATGACCGCCGCGTTGTGGCCTTTCCGCCGCAGTTCAGCCACATGGGGATACACAGTGGGGCGGTGCTCTGTGCCGCCGGTGACCTGGGGCACGTGCATGGCGCCTGCCACTCAAGCCCTTTTAAAGTGGTTGCGATCATCAGCAACGAGCACGACGATGATGATCTTTCggatgaagatgatgattatgaacCAGAAGTATTGGCTAGTGTTTACTCCTCCGAGACTGACATGTGGAGCGATCTAATCTCAACAGGTATTCTGGGCAGGGGTATTGACATCTCTCTTCGCAGCACACTTGTTGGTAACACCCTTTACTGGCTGCTGGAAAGCACTTTCATGCTTAAGTTTGATTTGGAGGCACAGAGAGCAGCTGTGACCGGGAGGTTTCCTGGTGCTCCTCGCGGTGGCAATCTTCAGATCATCCAGGCAGAGGATGGCACTGTTGGTTTTGCTGCTTTGTGCGGCTTCCATTACCACCGCTGCTTGCAAATCTGGGACAGGAAGATTGATTCTTATGGATTTCCCACGGGCGTGTTGCGGAAGACTGTTGAACTGCAGAAGATTCTTGGATTGGAGTCTACGATTGATGGCAAATCATATATACTGCACTATATGGAGGATGTTAAGGCAATCTTATTGCAGGTGCACTCATCTGTCTACATGATTCAGCTTGAATCATTGCAGCCTAAGAAACTTTTCGAAATCACAGATAATTGCATCTATCGTCCTTTCACAAGTTTCTATGCCGAAG AGGTGCCATTAGCAGTTTGA